In Peromyscus eremicus chromosome X, PerEre_H2_v1, whole genome shotgun sequence, the sequence ggcgacgacTTCTTCCTGTTGCTGCTTGACCCGGTGGGTGGCGATGTAGAAACAGTGGGCTCGGAGCAggccggaggaggaggaggaggaggaggaggaggaggaggaggaggaggaggaggaggaggagggcggccggtgtggagggaggaggccgaggcaggcccGGGGCCCGAGCGGCGGCCCGAGAGCCGCGCGAACCCCGCGGGGCGGCCCGAGCCGGGCCCCCGCTGCCTGTCGGCCGTCCCGGCTGCGTCGCCGCTGCCCGCGGCGGGCCCGGGCCCGGGCCCCGCGGCGGCCTTCGCGGGCACCATCACTATCCACAACCAGGACTTGCTGCTGCGCTTCGAGAACGGCGTCctcaccctgaccacgcccccgcTGCCGGCCTGGGAGCCGGGGGTCGCGCCTTTCCCgcagctgccgccgccgccgccgccggggggACTGATCGCCCCGCAGGCCGGGTTTCCGCCCGCCGCCGCGGCGCAGCTGGGCGACTGCCCCGAGCTGCCACCGGACCTCCTGCTGGCGGAGCCGGCGGAACCCGCGCCCGCCCCGGCGCCTCCGGAGGAGGAGGCCGAGGCCCCGGCCGCCGCCCAGAGCCCCCGCGGGCCTCTCGTCCCGGGCCCGGGCGTGGTGCTGTACCTGTGCCCCGAGGCGCAGTGCGGACAGACCTTCGCCAAGAAGCACCAGCTGAAGGTGCACCTGCTgacacacagcagcagccagggccAGCGGCCCTTCAAGTGCCCCCTGAGCGGCTGCGGCTGGACCTTCACCACGTCTTACAAGCTCAAGAGACACCTGCAGTCGCACGACAAGCTGCGGCCATTCGGCTGCCCGGTGGAGGGCTGTGGCAAGAGCTTCACCACCGTGTACAACCTGAAAGCGCACATGAAGGGGCACGAGCAGGAGAACTCCTTCAAGTGCGAGGTGTGCGAGGAGAGCTTCCCCACGCAGGCCAAGCTCAGCACCCACCAGCGCAGCCACTTCGAGCCCGAGAGGCCTTACCAGTGTGCGTTCTCTGGCTGCAAGAAGACGTTCATTACTGTGAGTGCCCTGTTTTCTCATAACCGCGCCCATTTCAGGGAACAGGAACTCTTTGCCTGCTCCTTCCCTGGCTGCAGCAAGCAGTATGACAAGGCTTGCAGGCTCAAGATTCACCTGCGCAGCCACACGGGAGAGAGACCTTTCCTTTGTGACTTTGACGGCTGCGGCTGGAACTTCACCAGCATGTCCAAGCTCTTAAGACACAAGAGGAAGCACGAGGACGACCGCAGATTCACCTGTCCCGTGGAGGGCTGTGGCAAGTCCTTCACCAGGGCCGAACACCTGAAAGGCCACAGCATCACCCACCTGGGCACGAAGCCTTTCGTGTGCCCCGTGGAAGGCTGCTGTGCCAGGTTCTCCGCCCGGAGCAGTCTCTACATCCACTCCAAGAAGCACCTGCAGGACGTGGGCGCTTGGAAAAACCGTTGCCCGGTCTCCACCTGTAACAAACTCTTCACGTCCAAGCACAGCATGAAGACCCACATGGCCAAGAGGCACAACCTCAGCCAGGACCTCTTGGCCCAGCTAGAAGCCGCCAACTCCCTGACGCCCAGCAGCGAGCTCACCAGCCAGGGGCAGAACGATCTCAGTGGTGCAGAGCTGGTGTCTCTCTTCTCCGATGTGCCTGGCCACAGTTCTGCTGCGGTGCTGGACACGGCCTTGGTCAATTCTGGGATCTTGACTATTGACGTGGCCTCTGTGAACTCGACTCTCGCGGGAGGTCTCCCTGCCGATAATAATAACCATTCCTTAGGGCAAGCGGTGGACCCCCGGGCCCTGAGGGCCCCCAGTGACCTTCCCCAGAGTCTGGATACCTCTCTCTTCTTCGGAACCTCGGTGACTGGTTATCAGCAGAGCCCCTTAGACATGGACGATGTCTCCGGCGGAAACGTGGGGCTCTTTGGCTCCTTGGCTCTGAAAAACTCAAGCCTGGAGCCCCAGGTTTTGACGCCCAGCAATAAGTTAACCGTGGACACGGAAGCTCTGACCCCCTCCAGCACCCTCTGTGAAAACAGTGTCTCCGAACTACTGACCCCTGCCAAAGCCGATTGGAACGTGCATCCCGAGTCTGACTTCTTTGGGCACGAGGAAGAAACCCAGTTTGGATTCTCCAATCCAACAGGAAGCCATGGTTCTCAGAAAGAAACAGATCTGATCACGGTGACTGGCTCCCCCTTCTTGGTATGAACCCATTCTGCCTGTGCCCTGCCGTGTGGCTCACTTTTGTGACGCTCCAATCTGAGGATGTTCGGGATGGAGTGCTTACGTGCAGTCGTTTCTTGCTGCCTTGCGAAGGGACGCGTCTGTGGACTTCAAATTTAGAGATTTAAATTCTCATCCCGAGTCTGGAACTGATGAGTTCTGTGACCGTGAGCAAGTCTCTTAACCTAGCTgagccttaattttttttttttttttacttatgaaGGTGGTGGTTTGGTtagatttcttctctcttttcagcTCTTTAGATTCTTGATATTAAGTGTTTTCTTCCTTGAAATTTATTGTGACACCCCAACAATGATATGCTCTTATTTTGAATATAAAGTAATTTAAGTTGTGTGATAGTGAATACATACTTTGCACTTGACTTCCTCAATTGTAATTCCATGAATCATCTTATTTGTCGTTGTTCTCTTGCCTTTTTTAGTACTATTTTTGAAGGAGCACCAGATATTAGTTAGTAATAAATATTCAGTACAGATCTTCAGAATGCATtggtctttagaaaaaaaaaattattataatattttttgtattaattaaaatcCGTGTTTTCAACTTCATATTGTCATATAAATGCTACCTGGTTTAATTATCTTTAATGTTCTGAAGGTTGTTTTAATCTCTATGTTCCATTTCCCCCCTTAAGAATTTATTCCTTGAAAGTAATTATTTTTTGAGTAGAATCTGCCACATCCCGTCTTATTTTTGATGATTGTGTCCGTGTTTCACTGGATTTTCTCAATTTTGTAATGATATTGATGatattcaaatattatttttgcaTGGATGTTTTATAAGTTGCCTGTgttcatttattaatttccttataatgtctccctttctttttgtGATACTGAGAGCCTTTGCTGATCAAGACATTTGTTTATGATTCCTTTTGCTTCTGATATGTTGAATTGTTCTTGTACAATCGCTAACACTTAGGGGAGAAGGAAATGTTGTTTAGAACACTTAGGAAAGTTTATTAGAAATATTATTCAGTGCCggaatattttcttaaatgatgATAAAACTAACAAGACAAAATAGCAAAGAGAATTGTGTTTCCTGTTGTCATTGTTGATATTTCTGACATCTTTTGGGGGTAGTAGGGAGGCTGTGTTTTAAAATTGCCATCTAGGCCTTTGACATGAAAGAGACTCAGGGTCCAGTCTATGCTCTATGGTGTTGGAGAGGTTGTCTTGAATATATTAGTCTTACTAAATCTCAGTTTCCTGTTTACTGATTAATGTATACGCACATGACTAACATTCCTTAGACTTTTTTTTCATACTGTTTTCAACACATAAGAAAAAGCATGTATTTCAGCACATTTTGATGACTTTATATGCTCTTTTTACAGTCTCAGTTTTTCATGTTGTTCGGGAAAAATAGACATAATTCAGCCCTATTGGTATTCAAGATAACAAAGTGTTGTGAGGTTTAGAATGAAACAGGAAAGGGTCTCTTTATTCCTTACTCTGAATAATTCTCTCTTCCAAATTGTTGTGGGAAAAAACAGGAGTGGAAACACTGCTCACATGGTTATTTCCATACCTCTCCATTTGATCAGTCTGTCAACATCCTTGTTCTGTTTCTAGCATCAGGCTTCTCTCTGTGACTGTGGAGCTTTGAGTCTTTCAAAATCTGATTAAGGAGCATAGGGTGATCACATCCTTTGTGATCTGAAGAGAGCATTGCTTATAGTTTTCCagaattaaaagaaatgaaagatggaatctcaatatTGTGTAAACTCTGTACAGAGAGTATAGCATTTTTAGTTTGTGGAATGTTTTCATAACTTAtgtctttcatttttgttcagagcaacccTGTGAAGTAGGTTTAGCAAAGTCTGTGCATGTTTCATATTATGATTCAGCCAACTCACATTCCAACTGCTTTTGGCTATGACTGACAATTCTATATATAGcttcacaaaagaagaaatgtttTTCACCTCTCCTGTCTGCAACTTTCAAGATTCACTCTCCTCTGTCATAACTGGTTGCTTTGTTCCAACTTAATTGGTTTCTGTTGGCTTCTGCTTACTTTTTCTATAGTCTAATCCCTCGCCTATGCATCCTAGtccttacatacctttcttttttgtttgttagagGATAGATATTTTTCCTGTGACTGTCCCTTCAACATTTTCCTCATGGCACATTTTCTTCCAGTGCCAGCATTCATTGAGTGTATACTATAGTTCTGTGTGTACAGTAAAAAGCTATTTTCTGAGCTTAAAtaataatgtgtgtatatatgattcAAAGCATAAAGGAGATTATTTTTTATGCTGTTCAAATGAGAAGTGAatttctgtttcattgtttctatttaaaaagtttttgacAGGGAGTTCTGCTAATACTTTCTTATCTGTTCTAGTGTACTAGTCTAGTAGCATTTGCATGTAGATGTCTATGGATGACAGACTTTGGAAATGCACTAAAAATTTGCCACTATGAAATGTTTctttgttgtgtgtatgttggTATTTATACACACCCACAGATactcacaaatattttaaaaatggttgtACTCATTTAGTGAAAATGAAAAGTAGACATACTTTTATAAATCAAAGAAATgcttagaattttattttgtctACACATTTGACAGCTTTCCATGTTTGCGTTGGAACTATTtgtattcataaaatatatttcaaaagtgTTATTCATTTGAAAGTTTCTAAATAGACCactatttttttgtgtttggcaAGTAAGTCTGTCAAGGATGAGCTGAATACACAAGTcatgaaaataaagtaaatttataAACATGAAGGTAAATTAAtgctgtgatttttatttatttatttaattccttaaagtaacttttttttttcaataaggaAGCATAAACTATATTTTCCCTATTTACTCCTAGAACTTTCAAAGGACAAATGCTACTTTTCTTAAAGATAGTAGATTTTATTTGTCCATGTCCTCACAAAGTTTCATTGAACTAAGTTTTTCAAATTCTTTCTATTTCAACTTTTTTTAATAGCAAAATGTTGAACAGCTTTGTGTTTTTAAGGTAAGAAGGCTACTTTCTGTTGCTGGTGGAATAAAATTGTCAGCACTCCTTTTTAATAATAGTGAAtggttaattttatcattttattttcctttccttttgcttctctttaattttggtttattttgctgACTGAAAAATCAGTAACAAAATAGCTTAAAGGGAATTCTGTTTCTAAGGACTCTATTGATCATATTGATCATGAAGTAAAGTATTTGGGCCTTTAGTTGAGGATGTGGTGCAGTGGTAGAACAGTTGCCTAGCCAACATAAAGAATTTGATTTTATCACcacaaaaaatgtgtgtgtgtgtgtgtgtgtgtgtgtgtgtgtatgtgaataccACAAAAGCACATGTGCGTGTCTGTTTTTATATAGATGTACTTTTGTGGGTCTTGTGTTTTTCAGTCAATACAATGAAAGACTACTTGAGCAGTTAAGCATGAATCATAGATAGACTATGATAACATTTCCTTTATGTTCTATTGAGGAAACAGATGTGGGCACAAATTGTAAGCTGGATATTGCACTGCACTTATTTAAAATTAACAATTatttatgcacataaaatattgattctttaaacagaatatatatatatatataatatatattatatataaaactttgaCCTTTGAGCAAATCACACTTGATAGGAGGAGATAGAAAATTAATGTATTATACAGTTACAAAGTAAAAAGTTTAATTTGGTATCAGAATGATGCAAAGGTGACAGAGTAATGTGAAATTTGTTAAGAACAGATATGAGAGCCTGTAAATGTTTTAATAGAGAAGCCAGTAATAATGATGTCTTTAAGTTAATTTAATAGTGGTTATAATGAAGACAATGAAGTGTGAAGCTGTGAGTGCTGTCAGTGAGTTTGAAAGAGAAGGCAAATATATTAGAGATATTTTTGAGATTTCCCTAGCACATGAAGAGAGactataatttaatattttagcaAGACAGACATAGATGTTACTATAGAAAGGCTGACAAGAGAAACTGGGAATGGTAACTCACATTTCCTTGGGAATTGTACTAGAATGAGAGGAGTAAGGAAGAGCATGCAAGTTTGGTGTATTTAATTAAATGACAAGTGATGACACAGTTATTCATAAACTAGCAATACTGTTGTTTATTCCGACTCTGTATAGCAGCAGAAGGCCACTTCCTCTTTCTTGGTTCCTTCAGGCATTCTGTGAACTACTTACACGTAGTGCAAGAGGTATTTTCATCAGATCTGCGACTGACTAGTAGGCAGTGATTAGTCTTAAGGACTGTAAAGTACTTGAATTATAGCCAGTACAATTGAGAATTAAATTCTTAATTTATGTTTAAGCTTTAATTTGAAAACTGTGACAATGTAAAATATCGATTTTCTGTTATGACCAACTCTATTGTTCTGGGAGGCTAACATTTCACTTTGGCCgtgggaaatattttcttttgttcacttctctttttaaaagaatttttgatTCAGTCATGAAAAAAATTGATATCCAAATTTAGATATATTgtcaatgtaaaataaaaaccatagtataaatatttaaatattttattactgaTTACATGGATAAtattttgacatatttgtttaaaatactagaattaattttacagtttctttttattatttatatttgttttaattacttgattattttgagacagggtttctctgtgtagccctggctgtcctggaacttgctctgtagaccaggctggcttcaaactaagcgatatccacctgcctctgcctcctgagtgctgggattaaaggcaggtgccaccacctagctaattgcttgattttttttttgtgataggaTATTGCTGTGTAGTTCAAGCTAGTCTCAAATTTGCTTCAACCTCTTAagttctgagattataggcatgtaccaatacacaaaatatttttactttcttaatGTAGCtactagaaaatggaaaattatgtaaataactCTTGCCATACctgcaaaaataaagtaaaatataaaattatactgTAGGCTCTCCTTTTATTAACTATATCAATCTGGTTGTTACTTACCTCCCTCAGGCTGCTGTATATCAAAATGAGGTATTCTACCTCTCCTGTTTGAggctctgtttttaaaaaaatcagtcagtAGTTTACTTTATGCTTAAGGTAAATAATGACAACAAAACCTTAGTGTGTTATAAAGGACTGCATTACAATGTGGAGGACAGTATTTTGTCACTGATTTCAGCAgttattttattagcatataaatATTATGTTTCCTTGCAGCAGTTTCCAAACAGaatctttgttgtttcttttcccCCATTCCCATTCTCTAATGTGTATTTTCATACTTTTGTATTTTCCCTCCTTCCCCAAACCGTGGTTGCCTCCTATCTAGCTTTATAATCTATACTCACTCTCACACCTCCTtatttacatacatacaagcatcaAAAGTTAGGATCTGGAAATGAAAGAATATATGATTTTTTATATGAGTCTTAGTCACCTTGCTTAATATGTTTTGcaattctatccattttcctgcaaaacTTCATGATTCAACTTTATCTGTAGGTGAATATAATTCAATTGTGTATGAGCcatgttttcattatctatttattggttgaaggacatctaggctattttaattttcttgctaCTTTGAAtaatgcagcaataaacatgCATGTGCAGTCATTCAAAGTATATAGAGTTCTTTGAGAATATGCCTGGGAGTGCATATtcctggatcatatggtagttctatgtctagctttttgttcttgtttgtttgtttgtttgttttttggagacagggtttcattgtgtaacAGATctagttgttctggaactcagaaCAACtgagtttgtagaccaggctggccttgaactcacagagatccacctgactctgtctcctgaatgctaggattaaaggcatgtgccatcttgCCTGGCTCTATTATAGCTTTTGGAAgatcctccacactgatttctgtagtggctgtaccagtttgtacTTCCACCAATaatgaataagtgttcccctttctccacatccatgCCAGCATTGATcatcatcattctttttttttttagccttagCCATTCTAAGAGTTAGATGAAATCtctaagtagttttaatttgcatttacctATTGGCTAGGGATGttcaacatttaaatatatatatttctcagctacttgtatttcttcttttgaaaattctctgtttaattcCATGTCCTAAATTTAATTAGCTTGTTTCCATGGTGTTCAGGAATTTTTCtaggatttatttatatattataaacaatTTTCTGTCAAGTGTATGActtgtaaagatttttttctccattatgTAGACTGCCACTTCTTTTCAATGATAGTGTCTTTTGCCATACAAACCCTTTTTATTTCCATGCAGTCTCATTTGTCAACTTTACTCTTAATGCTTGTACTACCATGGTCCTGTCTTGTTCAGAAAGTACATTCCTGTGTCTATGAATTCCTTACTTTCGCCTCTTTCAGATTGAGGGTTATGATGAGCTCCTTGAtttatttggacttgagtttcacAAGGGTGTGAGGTaaagatctagtttcattcttctgcatgtttgtagtttgaccagcaccatttgttgaaggtgctgtcttttctccagtgtgtattatTGTCCTCTTTCTCAAAATTCAGATGACCATTGGAGCATAGGTTTATAAATGAGTCCTCAATTCtatttatctgtgtgtctgtatgccaatacttttaaggttttattactatacctcTGTAGTATAATTGAAAGCAGGGATGGTAATACTCTCAGTGGGGGTTTTATTTAGGATTATTTCAATTATCCTTGGTCTTTtatatttccatatgaattttggggttacttttcctttctgtgaagAAATGGAAAAGTTTTAGacttttgatagggattgcatcaaatctgtagattgcttttggtaggatatccatttttacaaaatataatcctaccaatccatgaacaaGAGAGGTCtttcattttctgatgtcttcttcagtgcCTTTACACAATGCCTTAgagtttttaatttataaatgtttcatttgcttggttagttattccaagatattttattttactttaa encodes:
- the LOC131899672 gene encoding zinc finger X-linked protein ZXDB, whose product is MEIPRLLPARGTPQGGGGGGCCPAGGGGVHRAPDSLACQAPTRRLLLLRGAQDGGPGPRSAEAQRASRGLGPSPSTNRLAPRPDHPSRGGGGSGGGGGGGGGGGGGGGGGGGGGGGGGGGGSGGSGGGSSGGGGGDDFFLLLLDPVGGDVETVGSEQAGGGGGGGGGGGGGGGGGGGGRPVWREEAEAGPGPERRPESRANPAGRPEPGPRCLSAVPAASPLPAAGPGPGPAAAFAGTITIHNQDLLLRFENGVLTLTTPPLPAWEPGVAPFPQLPPPPPPGGLIAPQAGFPPAAAAQLGDCPELPPDLLLAEPAEPAPAPAPPEEEAEAPAAAQSPRGPLVPGPGVVLYLCPEAQCGQTFAKKHQLKVHLLTHSSSQGQRPFKCPLSGCGWTFTTSYKLKRHLQSHDKLRPFGCPVEGCGKSFTTVYNLKAHMKGHEQENSFKCEVCEESFPTQAKLSTHQRSHFEPERPYQCAFSGCKKTFITVSALFSHNRAHFREQELFACSFPGCSKQYDKACRLKIHLRSHTGERPFLCDFDGCGWNFTSMSKLLRHKRKHEDDRRFTCPVEGCGKSFTRAEHLKGHSITHLGTKPFVCPVEGCCARFSARSSLYIHSKKHLQDVGAWKNRCPVSTCNKLFTSKHSMKTHMAKRHNLSQDLLAQLEAANSLTPSSELTSQGQNDLSGAELVSLFSDVPGHSSAAVLDTALVNSGILTIDVASVNSTLAGGLPADNNNHSLGQAVDPRALRAPSDLPQSLDTSLFFGTSVTGYQQSPLDMDDVSGGNVGLFGSLALKNSSLEPQVLTPSNKLTVDTEALTPSSTLCENSVSELLTPAKADWNVHPESDFFGHEEETQFGFSNPTGSHGSQKETDLITVTGSPFLV